The following proteins come from a genomic window of Lolium rigidum isolate FL_2022 chromosome 5, APGP_CSIRO_Lrig_0.1, whole genome shotgun sequence:
- the LOC124653105 gene encoding probable cyclic nucleotide-gated ion channel 14, which yields MFGSRVQDEVEMQRRTTNRIFPDERQDQPKLPFQAARVDRFAANKIDAKNLEKLKLLNEGHKPWEYGADPGSRMILNWNRVYLVACLFALFVDPFFYYLPFVRQQGQTSCIAKDRRLISTITALRTLADLFYLLNIVVKFHTAYVDPKSRVLGKGELIVDLKKIQRRYIRTYFLVDLLAAVPLPQVTVGLIMPGIKNPDYNIRNTTFALIIMIQYVLRMGLILPLSNRIIKAAGVVTKSAWGGAAYNLLLYMLASHITGAIYYLLSIERQITCWNQQCLNESSISCDLNFINCENTDSTKYLDWQSNTRVFNYCDANLDPPNFVYGMFSDALTKGAVSTSFREKYFYCLWWGLLQLSSSGNPLKTSAFIVENIFAIAIGAISLILFAQLIGKMQTYLQSVSKRLEEWRLRQRDMEEWMRHHQLPPYLQERVQRFVQVKWLATRGVEEESILQSLPADIRRDVQRHLCLDLVRRVPFFAEMDDQLLDAICERLVSFLCPEGTYISREGDPVNEMLFIIRGKLESSTTNGGRSNFFNSILLEPGHFAGEELLTWALLPKTNVHFPLSTRTVRSLTEVEAFALRAEDLKFVANQFRRLHSKKLQHTFRFYSHHWRTWAACFIQAAWRQHQRRKLSESLSRWESYSWWSEEHPVADKPKQEGTSGGGARTAAEGAAQMHKFGSASRRFRNDDSVIRRLQKPDEPDFSADHFD from the exons ATGTTTGGGTCCAGGGTCCAGGACGAGGTGGAGATGCAACGGCGGACCACCAACAG AATCTTTCCTGATGAGAGACAAGACCAACCTAAGCTGCCGTTTCAAGCTGCGCGAGTCGACAGGTTCGCAGCAAACAAGATAGATGCAAAGAACCTCGAGAAGCTTAAGCTGTTGAATGAaggccacaagccatgggagtacgGCGCGGATCCCGGAAGCAGGATGATACTGAACTGGAACAGGGTGTACCTGGTGGCCTGCTTGTTCGCGCTTTTCGTTGATCCTTTCTTCTACTACCTGCCGTTTGTCAGACAACAAGGACAAACTTCATGTATTGCCAAGGACCGGAGATTGATCTCAACTATCACGGCTCTGCGTACGCTCGccgacttgttttacttgctgaacATTGTGGTCAAGTTCCATACTGCGTATGTGGACCCCAAGTCCAGAGTCCTTGGGAAGGGAGAGCTTATTGTGGATCTGAAGAAGATCCAGCGGCGATATATCAGAACATACTTTCTTGTTGACTTGCTGGCAGCTGTGCCACTTCCACAG GTTACTGTGGGGTTAATCATGCCTGGGATAAAAAACCCAGATTATAACATCCGAAACACTACATTTGCTCTTATTATTATGATTCAGTACGTCTTAAGAATGGGTCTCATTCTACCTTTGAGCAATCGAATTATCAAAGCTGCTGGAGTAGTTACAAAGTCAGCTTGGGGAGGAGCAGCATACAATCTTCTGCTGTACATGCTTGCAAGCCAT ATTACTGGTGCAATATACTATCTTCTCTCTATTGAGCGGCAGATTACATGTTGGAATCAGCAGTGCCTTAATGAGTCGAGCATATCTTGCGACCTTAACTTTATAAACTGCGAGAATACTGATTCCACTAAATATCTTGATTGGCAAAGTAATACACGAGTATTTAACTACTGTGATGCCAACCTTGATCCTCCAAATTTTGTCTACGGAATGTTCTCCGATGCGTTGACTAAGGGCGCTGTGTCAACTTCATTCCgtgaaaagtatttttactgtctGTGGTGGGGCTTGCTGCAACTTAG TTCAAGTGGAAATCCTCTTAAAACAAGTGCATTCATCGTAGAGAATATATTTGCCATTGCAATCGGTGCTATCAGTCTTATACTCTTTGCTCAGCTGATTGGCAAAATGCAG ACATACTTGCAATCTGTTAGCAAAAGGCTTGAAGAGTGGAGATTGAGGCAAAGGGacatggaggagtggatgaggcatCACCAACTCCCACCCTATCTTCAAGAACGTGTCCAGCGGTTTGTTCAAGTTAAATGGCTTGCAACACGAGGCGTGGAAGAAGAATCGATTTTGCAATCTTTGCCTGCTGATATACGCCGGGATGTACAGCGCCATCTTTGCTTAGATCTTGTTCGACGT GTCCCTTTTTTCGCTGAGATGGACGACCAACTTCTTGATGCCATCTGCGAGCGGCTTGTGTCATTTCTGTGCCCGGAGGGCACATACATTTCCCGCGAGGGCGATCCCGTGAACGAGATGCTTTTCATCATCCGTGGCAAGCTGGAGAGCTCCACTACCAACGGAGGCCGGAGCAACTTCTTCAACTCTATCCTCCTAGAACCCGGCCATTTCGCTGGTGAGGAGCTGCTCACCTGGGCCCTGCTTCCCAAGACCAACGTCCACTTCCCACTCTCGACGAGGACCGTGCGGAGCCTCACGGAGGTGGAAGCCTTCGCCCTGCGGGCCGAGGACCTCAAATTCGTAGCGAACCAGTTCCGGAGGCTGCACAGCAAGAAGCTGCAGCACACGTTCCGGTTCTACTCGCACCACTGGAGGACATGGGCCGCCTGCTTCATCCAGGCGGCATGGCGGCAGCACCAGCGAAGGAAGCTGTCCGAGAGCCTGAGCCGGTGGGAGTCATACTCATGGTGGTCAGAAGAACACCCTGTTGCTGATAAGCCTAAACAGGAGGGCACCTCGGGCGGCGGCGCAAGAACTGCTGCGGAGGGCGCCGCCCAGATGCACAAGTTTGGCTCCGCTTCCAGAAGGTTCCGCAACGACGACAGCGTCATCCGCAGGCTGCAGAAGCCTGATGAGCCCGATTTCTCCGCGGACCATTTCGACTGA
- the LOC124657687 gene encoding BTB/POZ domain-containing protein At3g05675-like translates to MMWAASARPKMGHRATSDVVVRLRTPEGRDEWLYCHAAVLAAGSGYFADRLSDAWPTCQILDSRYCVEVRCPDLDLSSHVNALRLLYAAEPVSRFGVRGALGVLRAAAHLGCPRIAAACADYLESAPWDEADEEEVLAAVPCLPGGAQYDRVLARLRPADPAPATAIFLSAFRHATAAPSAASRELKSAAQEQLEYMLTEDDDAPLLAFDDTDAGNSVKSQVKDCVAGLLSRFSDFTSYALSKKMEPPCCSGESELQQELYSFVSDISWVCQVLGKLEMMKCIAAYWVGASPDVVMAVEASCPGSLCLKTRVKVIEISAKVLEAVAFGNVVLPAEKRCLAVKVWIWFAGITKHLVDRANRGDDSESHNAKIGLDSEVWQGLESAITAIVMTLPSNTQAEILSGWLQSEHAAFLDLTEAFDAWCYRSKVARRRLSFLNNINPTP, encoded by the exons ATGATGTGGGCGGCGTCGGCGCGGCCGAAGATGGGCCACCGGGCGACGAGCGACGTGGTGGTGCGGCTGCGGACGCCGGAGGGGCGGGACGAGTGGCTCTACTGCCACGCCGCCGTGCTCGCCGCCGGGAGCGGCTACTTCGCCGACCGCCTCTCCGACGCCTGGCCGACCTGCCAGATCCTCGACTCCCGCTACTGCGTCGAGGTCCGCTGCCCGGACCTGGACCTCAGCTCCCACGTCAACGCGCTCCGCCTCCTctacgccgccgagcccgtctccCGCTTCGGCGTCCGCGGCGCGCTCGGCGTGCTCCGGGCCGCCGCGCACCTCGGCTGCCCCCGGatcgccgccgcctgcgccgacTACCTGGAGTCCGCGCCCTGGGAcgaggccgacgaggaggaggtccTCGCTGCCGTCCCGTGCCTCCCCGGTGGCGCGCAGTACGACCGCGTCCTCGCGCGCCTCCGCCCCGCCGATCCGGCGCCGGCCACCGCCATCTTCCTCTCGGCGTTCCGccacgccacggccgcgccgtcgGCGGCGTCGCGGGAGCTCAAGTCCGCCGCGCAGGAGCAGCTCGAGTACATGctcaccgaggacgacgacgcgccCTTGCTCGCCTTCGACGACACCGACGCCGGCAACTCCGTGAAGTCTCAGGTGAAGGACTGCGTCGCGGGCTTACTGAGCAGGTTCAGCGATTTCACCAGCTATGCGCTGTCGAAGAAGATGGAACCGCCTTGCTGCTCCGGCGAGAGCGAGCTTCAGCAGGAGCTGTATTCGTTCGTGTCAGATATCTCCTGGGTCTGCCAGGTCCTGGGCAAGCTGGAGATGATGAAATGCATTGCAGCCTACTGGGTCGGAGCATCGCCTGATGTTGTCATGGCTGTCGAGGCATCGTGCCCGGGTTCTTTATGTCTGAAGACCAGGGTGAAGGTTATAGAGATATCTGCAAAGGTCTTGGAGGCGGTCGCGTTCGGCAATGTGGTCCTCCCAGCAGAGAAACGGTGTCTTGCGGTGAAAGTTTGGATCTGGTTTGCAGGGATAACAAAGCATTTGGTCGATCGAGCCAACCGTGGTGACGACAGCGAAAGTCATAATG CAAAGATCGGCTTGGACAGCGAGGTCTGGCAGGGGTTAGAGTCTGCGATTACCGCAATTGTGATGACTCTGCCTTCGAACACACAGGCTGAGATTCTGTCAGGGTGGCTTCAGTCGGAGCATGCCGCGTTCCTGGACCTGACGGAGGCGTTCGATGCCTGGTGTTATAGATCGAAGGTTGCTAGAAGAAGGCTGTCTTTCTTGAACAACATCAATCCGACACCTTGA